Proteins found in one Candidatus Methylomirabilota bacterium genomic segment:
- a CDS encoding response regulator — protein sequence MAGELILIIEDNEKNRRLVRDVLQFKGYETIETETGEEGVELARTRQPALVLMDIQLPGIDGITALKRLRENPATRGMRVMAVTASAMTQDRQNILAAGFDGYQSKPINVKSFLEAVDTLLRQP from the coding sequence ATGGCCGGTGAGCTCATCTTGATCATCGAGGACAATGAGAAGAACCGCCGGCTCGTTCGCGACGTGCTCCAGTTCAAAGGCTATGAAACCATCGAGACGGAGACCGGAGAGGAGGGGGTGGAGCTCGCTCGGACGCGGCAGCCCGCGCTGGTCCTGATGGACATCCAGTTGCCCGGCATTGACGGCATCACGGCGCTCAAGCGGCTGCGTGAGAACCCCGCCACCCGCGGCATGCGCGTGATGGCCGTGACCGCCTCCGCCATGACCCAGGACAGACAGAACATCCTCGCGGCGGGTTTCGACGGCTATCAGAGCAAGCCCATCAACGTGAAGAGCTTCCTCGAAGCGGTCGATACGCTCCTCAGGCAGCCATGA